From the Lolium rigidum isolate FL_2022 chromosome 2, APGP_CSIRO_Lrig_0.1, whole genome shotgun sequence genome, one window contains:
- the LOC124685882 gene encoding ABC transporter G family member 5-like isoform X1, with protein sequence MKTLLDGISGEAREGEIMAILGSSGAGKSTLIDALANRIQRESLRGTVTLNGDALDSRLLRVISAYVMQDDLLHPMLTVAETLMYSAEFRLPRSLSPSRKRSRVEALIDQLGLRAAANTIIGDEGRRGVSGGERRRVSIGIDIIHDPIILFLDEPTSGLDSTSAFMVVKVLQRIARSGSIVVMSIHQPSYRILGLLDRLLFLSRGRTVYYGPPATLPRFFSELGQPIPDGANPAELALDHIRELEGTRAGPEELVELSRSWQEKTLSAGSTAPLPLKEAIGLSIARGKLVSGSTPSEVATYANPWWVEVRVLMRRGFTNTRRTPELFLWRFGTVVVTAFILATIFWRLDDTQKGVDERFSFFVIAISTMFYTSADALPVFVKERDIFLRETAHNAYRRSSYTLCNTIVCFPPLAVLSLAFAAITFFAVGLAGGAEGFVFFVLIVFASFWAGSGFVTFLSGVVPHVILGYTVVVAVLACFLRFSGFYITRDRIPDYWIWFHYISLVKYPYEAVMHNEFGADQDKCFTRGAHMFDGTPMAKLPMETQLNVLNTMGVNFNSTSCITTGADILAKQAVDQLGKWGCLWVTVAWGFLFRVFFYLTLVLGSKNKRR encoded by the coding sequence ATGAAGACGCTGCTCGATGGCATCTCCGGCGAGGCGAGGGAAGGAGAGATCATGGCCATCCTAGGGTCGAGCGGTGCCGGCAAAAGCACGCTCATCGATGCGCTCGCTAACCGGATCCAGCGCGAGAGCCTCCGCGGCACCGTCACACTCAACGGGGACGCCCTCGACAGCCGCCTGCTGAGAGTCATCTCGGCGTACGTGATGCAGGACGATCTGCTACACCCCATGCTCACCGTCGCCGAGACACTCATGTACTCAGCGGAGTTTCGTCTCCCGCGCTCGCTCTCTCCCTCGAGGAAGCGGAGCCGCGTCGAGGCGCTCATCGACCAGCTCGGCCTGCGCGCCGCGGCCAACACCATCATCGGTGACGAGGGCCGCCGCGGCGTGTCCGGTGGCGAGCGCCGGCGTGTGTCCATCGgcatcgacatcatccacgaCCCCATCATCTTGTTCCTAGACGAGCCCACGTCCGGGCTCGATTCCACCAGCGCCTTCATGGTGGTCAAGGTGCTGCAGCGCATCGCGCGGAGCGGCAGCATTGTGGTCATGTCCATCCACCAGCCGAGCTACCGCATCCTCGGCCTCCTTGACCGTCTCTTGTTCCTCTCCCGCGGCCGGACGGTGTACTACGGCCCGCCGGCCACCCTGCCTCGCTTCTTCTCGGAGTTGGGCCAACCTATCCCTGATGGGGCGAACCCGGCGGAGTTGGCGCTAGATCACATACGCGAGCTGGAGGGCACCCGAGCTGGGCCCGAGGAGCTGGTGGAGTTAAGCAGGTCGTGGCAAGAGAAGACGCTCTCGGCGGGAAGCACGGCTCCCCTCCCGCTTAAGGAGGCCATCGGATTGAGCATCGCCCGCGGCAAGCTTGTGTCCGGCTCCACGCCAAGCGAGGTGGCAACGTACGCGAACCCGTGGTGGGTGGAGGTGCGGGTGCTCATGCGGCGAGGATTCACCAACACGCGGCGCACGCCGGAGCTTTTCCTTTGGCGGTTCGGCACGGTGGTGGTTACTGCCTTCATCCTGGCCACCATTTTCTGGCGGCTGGACGACACGCAGAAGGGCGTGGACGAGCGGTTCAGCTTCTTCGTCATCGCCATCTCCACCATGTTTTACACCAGCGCCGACGCGCTCCCGGTGTTCGTCAAGGAGCGCGACATCTTTCTCCGGGAGACCGCGCACAACGCGTACCGCCGGTCGTCTTACACCCTGTGCAACACCATCGTTTGTTTCCCGCCGCTAGCCGTGCTCTCCCTCGCCTTCGCGGCCATCACCTTCTTCGCCGTGGGGTTGGCCGGTGGTGCCGAGGGCTTTgtcttcttcgtcctcatcgtGTTCGCCTCCTTTTGGGCGGGGAGCGGGTTCGTGACATTCCTGTCCGGCGTGGTCCCGCACGTGATCCTCGGCTACACCGTAGTGGTGGCCGTCCTAGCATGCTTCCTGCGCTTCAGCGGCTTCTACATCACGCGAGACCGCATCCCGGACTACTGGATATGGTTCCACTACATTTCGCTGGTAAAGTACCCATACGAGGCGGTAATGCACAATGAGTTTGGCGCCGACCAAGACAAATGCTTTACGCGAGGAGCGCACATGTTCGACGGGACGCCCATGGCCAAGCTGCCTATGGAGACCCAGCTTAACGTGCTCAACACTATGGGGGTCAACTTCAACAGCACATCGTGCATCACGACGGGGGCGGACATCCTGGCGAAGCAGGCCGTGGACCAACTCGGCAAGTGGGGCTGCCTGTGGGTCACTGTGGCCTGGGGGTTTCTCTTCCGGGTCTTCTTCTACCTCACGCTCGTGCTTGGTAGCAAGAATAAACGGAGGTGA
- the LOC124685882 gene encoding ABC transporter G family member 5-like isoform X2 — protein MAILGSSGAGKSTLIDALANRIQRESLRGTVTLNGDALDSRLLRVISAYVMQDDLLHPMLTVAETLMYSAEFRLPRSLSPSRKRSRVEALIDQLGLRAAANTIIGDEGRRGVSGGERRRVSIGIDIIHDPIILFLDEPTSGLDSTSAFMVVKVLQRIARSGSIVVMSIHQPSYRILGLLDRLLFLSRGRTVYYGPPATLPRFFSELGQPIPDGANPAELALDHIRELEGTRAGPEELVELSRSWQEKTLSAGSTAPLPLKEAIGLSIARGKLVSGSTPSEVATYANPWWVEVRVLMRRGFTNTRRTPELFLWRFGTVVVTAFILATIFWRLDDTQKGVDERFSFFVIAISTMFYTSADALPVFVKERDIFLRETAHNAYRRSSYTLCNTIVCFPPLAVLSLAFAAITFFAVGLAGGAEGFVFFVLIVFASFWAGSGFVTFLSGVVPHVILGYTVVVAVLACFLRFSGFYITRDRIPDYWIWFHYISLVKYPYEAVMHNEFGADQDKCFTRGAHMFDGTPMAKLPMETQLNVLNTMGVNFNSTSCITTGADILAKQAVDQLGKWGCLWVTVAWGFLFRVFFYLTLVLGSKNKRR, from the coding sequence ATGGCCATCCTAGGGTCGAGCGGTGCCGGCAAAAGCACGCTCATCGATGCGCTCGCTAACCGGATCCAGCGCGAGAGCCTCCGCGGCACCGTCACACTCAACGGGGACGCCCTCGACAGCCGCCTGCTGAGAGTCATCTCGGCGTACGTGATGCAGGACGATCTGCTACACCCCATGCTCACCGTCGCCGAGACACTCATGTACTCAGCGGAGTTTCGTCTCCCGCGCTCGCTCTCTCCCTCGAGGAAGCGGAGCCGCGTCGAGGCGCTCATCGACCAGCTCGGCCTGCGCGCCGCGGCCAACACCATCATCGGTGACGAGGGCCGCCGCGGCGTGTCCGGTGGCGAGCGCCGGCGTGTGTCCATCGgcatcgacatcatccacgaCCCCATCATCTTGTTCCTAGACGAGCCCACGTCCGGGCTCGATTCCACCAGCGCCTTCATGGTGGTCAAGGTGCTGCAGCGCATCGCGCGGAGCGGCAGCATTGTGGTCATGTCCATCCACCAGCCGAGCTACCGCATCCTCGGCCTCCTTGACCGTCTCTTGTTCCTCTCCCGCGGCCGGACGGTGTACTACGGCCCGCCGGCCACCCTGCCTCGCTTCTTCTCGGAGTTGGGCCAACCTATCCCTGATGGGGCGAACCCGGCGGAGTTGGCGCTAGATCACATACGCGAGCTGGAGGGCACCCGAGCTGGGCCCGAGGAGCTGGTGGAGTTAAGCAGGTCGTGGCAAGAGAAGACGCTCTCGGCGGGAAGCACGGCTCCCCTCCCGCTTAAGGAGGCCATCGGATTGAGCATCGCCCGCGGCAAGCTTGTGTCCGGCTCCACGCCAAGCGAGGTGGCAACGTACGCGAACCCGTGGTGGGTGGAGGTGCGGGTGCTCATGCGGCGAGGATTCACCAACACGCGGCGCACGCCGGAGCTTTTCCTTTGGCGGTTCGGCACGGTGGTGGTTACTGCCTTCATCCTGGCCACCATTTTCTGGCGGCTGGACGACACGCAGAAGGGCGTGGACGAGCGGTTCAGCTTCTTCGTCATCGCCATCTCCACCATGTTTTACACCAGCGCCGACGCGCTCCCGGTGTTCGTCAAGGAGCGCGACATCTTTCTCCGGGAGACCGCGCACAACGCGTACCGCCGGTCGTCTTACACCCTGTGCAACACCATCGTTTGTTTCCCGCCGCTAGCCGTGCTCTCCCTCGCCTTCGCGGCCATCACCTTCTTCGCCGTGGGGTTGGCCGGTGGTGCCGAGGGCTTTgtcttcttcgtcctcatcgtGTTCGCCTCCTTTTGGGCGGGGAGCGGGTTCGTGACATTCCTGTCCGGCGTGGTCCCGCACGTGATCCTCGGCTACACCGTAGTGGTGGCCGTCCTAGCATGCTTCCTGCGCTTCAGCGGCTTCTACATCACGCGAGACCGCATCCCGGACTACTGGATATGGTTCCACTACATTTCGCTGGTAAAGTACCCATACGAGGCGGTAATGCACAATGAGTTTGGCGCCGACCAAGACAAATGCTTTACGCGAGGAGCGCACATGTTCGACGGGACGCCCATGGCCAAGCTGCCTATGGAGACCCAGCTTAACGTGCTCAACACTATGGGGGTCAACTTCAACAGCACATCGTGCATCACGACGGGGGCGGACATCCTGGCGAAGCAGGCCGTGGACCAACTCGGCAAGTGGGGCTGCCTGTGGGTCACTGTGGCCTGGGGGTTTCTCTTCCGGGTCTTCTTCTACCTCACGCTCGTGCTTGGTAGCAAGAATAAACGGAGGTGA